A window of Tautonia plasticadhaerens contains these coding sequences:
- a CDS encoding acetate and sugar kinases/Hsc70/actin family protein, producing MIPPVTFTRGFAQTGTHTKQVAGLKGRDLVSPDRVQEFTSGTFLTLIAWSPDPRNPNRWLRVRAEHRSKPDAPPEDREPFAAMGPGVLGAELRLDSEVYLTFEILTDGEAYCQAVEAEPRTIRRRLIVGAAQERDGRRYESQIPVELTVTDASPMPTYQGFVALDLGNTSSTLVCRSSDMNAPPEINLVPTRELPGAPAEPATSALRIVKLRRPPESGQYTACDYQIGDDALAGNPPVDSLFLGAKRLLSDQAGLDAPDKVDFMLNGAAESLGRTEPAELFVAKMLQSFHRLERSFPDRLGLTCPTTFSRHEVEQLRIAAYHGGRRSRGVNPRPSSPSGDDLDGYVPWVIDEASAAAFYFVHDEFLERPGRVAGFRYIYPRGMNLLLYDCGGGTTDIALVHVEVGESDSDQFVVRFEVLGRAGHRNFGGDAMTIAAFRLLKVKLAAVLDGTSVWPSPGDLKELRRFLTEGGKVAEVDRCLRTAFHAELDDPSLPETRERKEATLLLWQVAERAKRRLAEAAAGKGGKGHVEISLDGQVHQGGGASQGAAKTDPAMTQKEFQRLSRVEDNSRLTELWQKAQQIRISTAEVDWLLDADVRESVRYARCLIESRLPRDQEVHWVYVVGNASRYPLIRRAILDAVGGLPIRFLEERLRKVAPADLKNSVAKGAVRVMQVRERHEDYWVRFDEKLMERLPFDIQRKGAGALERLLFKENTLYDDLLPRDIVIEPPKEGQAATREVVLSRVWPGDNRGEEYIRFRTGRPGETFRGSYRIEYDRHNHRFKMRKLDDDGEPFGETFVGMTQEVKFRNAPVQVGERAWPPVQA from the coding sequence ATGATCCCGCCGGTGACGTTCACGAGGGGTTTCGCCCAGACGGGGACCCACACCAAGCAGGTCGCCGGCCTCAAGGGCCGGGATCTGGTCTCGCCGGACCGGGTGCAGGAATTCACGTCCGGCACCTTCCTGACGCTGATCGCGTGGAGCCCGGACCCGAGGAACCCCAACCGCTGGCTGCGCGTAAGGGCCGAGCACCGCTCGAAGCCCGACGCGCCGCCCGAGGACCGCGAGCCGTTCGCCGCGATGGGCCCCGGCGTCCTGGGGGCCGAGCTGCGGCTCGACTCGGAGGTGTACCTGACTTTCGAGATCCTGACCGACGGCGAGGCCTATTGCCAGGCGGTCGAGGCCGAGCCGAGGACGATCCGCCGCCGTCTGATCGTGGGGGCGGCGCAGGAGCGGGATGGCCGGCGGTACGAGTCGCAGATTCCCGTCGAGCTGACCGTCACCGACGCCTCGCCGATGCCCACCTACCAGGGGTTCGTGGCCTTGGACCTGGGCAACACGAGCAGCACCCTCGTCTGCCGCTCCAGTGACATGAACGCCCCGCCCGAGATCAACCTGGTGCCGACCAGGGAGCTGCCCGGCGCGCCTGCCGAGCCGGCGACCTCGGCCCTGCGCATCGTGAAGCTGAGGAGGCCGCCCGAGTCAGGCCAATACACCGCCTGCGACTACCAGATCGGGGACGACGCCCTGGCCGGCAACCCGCCCGTCGACAGCCTGTTCCTGGGAGCGAAGCGCCTGCTGTCCGACCAAGCCGGCCTCGATGCCCCCGACAAGGTCGATTTCATGCTCAACGGCGCGGCGGAGAGCCTCGGGAGGACCGAGCCGGCCGAGCTGTTCGTCGCCAAGATGCTCCAGTCCTTCCACCGGCTCGAACGCAGCTTCCCCGACCGGCTCGGGCTGACCTGCCCGACGACGTTCTCCCGCCACGAGGTCGAGCAGCTCCGGATCGCCGCCTATCATGGCGGCCGCCGGTCGCGCGGCGTAAACCCGAGGCCGTCGTCCCCGTCGGGGGACGACCTCGACGGCTACGTCCCCTGGGTCATCGACGAGGCCTCGGCGGCGGCATTCTACTTCGTGCACGACGAGTTCCTCGAGCGGCCCGGCCGGGTGGCCGGGTTCCGCTACATCTACCCCCGGGGCATGAACCTGCTGCTCTACGACTGCGGCGGCGGCACGACCGACATCGCACTCGTCCACGTCGAGGTCGGCGAGAGCGATAGCGACCAATTCGTCGTCCGGTTCGAAGTCCTCGGCCGGGCCGGGCACCGCAACTTCGGCGGCGACGCGATGACGATCGCGGCCTTCCGCCTGCTGAAGGTCAAGCTCGCCGCGGTGCTCGACGGGACCTCCGTCTGGCCGTCCCCCGGCGACCTGAAGGAGCTGCGGCGATTCCTGACCGAAGGCGGGAAGGTCGCCGAGGTGGACCGATGCCTGCGGACCGCGTTCCACGCCGAGCTTGACGACCCGTCGCTGCCCGAGACCCGGGAGCGTAAGGAGGCGACGCTGCTGCTCTGGCAGGTGGCCGAGCGGGCGAAGCGGAGGCTGGCCGAGGCCGCCGCGGGCAAGGGCGGCAAGGGGCACGTGGAGATCTCCCTTGACGGCCAAGTGCACCAGGGCGGCGGCGCCTCGCAGGGCGCCGCCAAGACCGACCCGGCGATGACCCAGAAGGAGTTCCAGCGCCTCTCCCGTGTCGAGGACAACTCCAGGCTCACCGAGCTGTGGCAGAAGGCCCAGCAGATCCGCATCAGCACAGCCGAGGTGGACTGGTTGCTCGATGCGGACGTCCGCGAGAGCGTCCGCTACGCCCGCTGCCTGATCGAGTCGCGGCTGCCGCGTGACCAGGAGGTCCACTGGGTCTACGTCGTCGGCAACGCGTCCCGCTACCCTTTGATCCGGCGGGCGATCCTCGACGCCGTGGGCGGGCTCCCGATCCGGTTCCTCGAGGAGCGGCTTCGCAAGGTCGCCCCGGCCGACCTGAAGAACTCGGTGGCCAAGGGGGCCGTCCGCGTCATGCAGGTCCGCGAGCGCCACGAGGACTACTGGGTCCGCTTCGATGAGAAGCTCATGGAGCGGCTCCCCTTCGACATCCAGCGCAAGGGGGCGGGGGCGCTGGAGCGCCTTCTCTTCAAGGAGAACACCCTCTACGACGACCTGCTCCCTCGAGACATCGTCATCGAGCCCCCCAAGGAGGGCCAGGCCGCGACCCGCGAGGTGGTGCTCAGCCGGGTCTGGCCCGGGGACAATCGGGGTGAGGAGTACATCCGGTTCCGGACCGGACGGCCAGGGGAGACGTTCCGCGGCAGCTACCGGATCGAGTACGACCGCCACAACCACCGCTTCAAGATGCG